The following proteins come from a genomic window of Mycobacterium sp. DL:
- a CDS encoding MDR family MFS transporter — MSPPTAVPYSPTDLEPVSPQRRNLIFVAVLLGMLLAALDQTIVATALPTVVSDLGGAGHQSWVVTSYLLASTIVTAVVGKLGDLFGRKSVFGVAIVFFLVGSVLCGMASSMTMLVASRALQGIGGGAIMVTAMALIGEVIPLRDRGRYQGALGAVFGVTTVIGPLLGGYFTDHLSWRWAFWINVPIAIVVFAVAMATIPALGERIRPVIDYAGILLIGVGASGLTLATSWGGSTYAWSSPIIIGLFVASVVALAVFVRVEMLTAEPILPIRLFASPVFTVCCVLGFIVGFAMLGALTFLPTFMQFVDGVSATESGLRTLPMVGGLLLTSMGSGVLVSRTGRYKIFPVVGTAVMMLGFVLLSQMDATTPLLQQSVYLFILGAGIGLCMQVLILIVQSTAAFSDLGVATSGVTFFRTIGSSFGAAIFGSLFANFLGGRVTSALTASGAPPEAAESPQVLHQLPPDVAGPIVAAYADSLGLVFLCAAPVALVGFLVALTLKQVPLRDIDSGAAVDLGEGFGMPQTDSPEQMLEAAVGRLVRQSPEIRLRSIAGQHGCESDVALLWALIQIYRQSQVFGSARLTEIAERLRLPIEVLEPTFGRLVECGHALRTDDQLWLTQNGARQVEAASAALVSRIVEKLAASPSFDGRPDRDDVEAALERIAMRLLVQRDWDDDRTELAATGK, encoded by the coding sequence ATGTCGCCGCCCACGGCTGTGCCCTACTCGCCGACCGACCTCGAGCCGGTCAGCCCGCAGCGCCGCAACCTGATCTTTGTTGCGGTGCTGCTCGGCATGCTGCTCGCCGCGCTCGACCAGACGATCGTGGCCACGGCGCTACCGACGGTTGTTTCCGACCTCGGCGGAGCCGGCCACCAATCCTGGGTCGTGACGAGCTACCTGTTGGCGTCCACCATCGTGACAGCGGTGGTGGGCAAGCTCGGCGACCTGTTCGGCCGCAAGTCGGTCTTCGGTGTGGCCATCGTGTTCTTCCTCGTCGGCTCGGTGCTGTGCGGAATGGCGTCCTCGATGACCATGCTCGTGGCCTCACGCGCGCTCCAGGGCATCGGCGGGGGCGCCATCATGGTCACGGCCATGGCGCTGATCGGAGAGGTCATCCCGCTGCGGGACCGCGGCCGCTATCAGGGTGCTCTCGGCGCGGTCTTCGGCGTGACCACCGTGATCGGGCCTCTGCTCGGCGGTTACTTCACCGACCACCTCAGCTGGCGCTGGGCGTTCTGGATCAACGTGCCGATCGCCATCGTCGTGTTCGCCGTCGCCATGGCGACGATCCCGGCGCTGGGCGAACGCATCCGTCCGGTGATCGACTACGCCGGCATCCTGCTGATCGGCGTCGGCGCCTCCGGCCTGACCCTGGCCACCAGTTGGGGAGGCAGCACCTACGCGTGGTCCTCGCCGATCATCATCGGCCTGTTCGTCGCATCGGTGGTCGCGCTTGCGGTGTTCGTGCGGGTGGAAATGCTTACCGCTGAGCCGATCCTGCCGATCCGGCTGTTCGCCAGCCCGGTGTTCACGGTGTGCTGTGTGCTCGGCTTCATCGTCGGTTTCGCGATGCTCGGAGCGTTGACGTTTCTGCCGACCTTCATGCAGTTCGTCGACGGCGTCTCGGCAACGGAGTCCGGGTTGCGCACCTTGCCGATGGTCGGTGGACTACTGCTGACGTCGATGGGCAGTGGCGTCCTGGTCAGCCGAACCGGCAGGTACAAGATCTTCCCTGTGGTCGGCACTGCGGTCATGATGCTCGGGTTCGTGCTGCTGTCACAGATGGATGCCACCACCCCGCTGCTGCAGCAGAGCGTGTACCTGTTCATCCTCGGCGCCGGCATCGGATTGTGCATGCAGGTGCTGATCCTGATCGTCCAGAGCACTGCTGCCTTCTCCGACCTCGGCGTCGCGACGTCCGGCGTCACCTTCTTCCGGACCATCGGGAGTTCTTTCGGTGCAGCCATTTTCGGCTCCCTGTTCGCAAATTTCCTCGGCGGCCGTGTCACCTCGGCACTGACAGCCAGCGGTGCGCCGCCCGAAGCCGCGGAGTCGCCGCAGGTGCTGCACCAACTCCCGCCCGACGTCGCGGGACCGATCGTCGCGGCCTACGCCGATTCGCTCGGCCTGGTGTTCCTGTGCGCGGCGCCGGTGGCGTTGGTCGGCTTCCTGGTGGCATTGACGCTCAAACAGGTACCGCTGCGCGACATCGATTCGGGCGCCGCGGTGGATCTGGGCGAGGGGTTCGGCATGCCGCAGACCGATTCGCCCGAACAGATGCTCGAGGCCGCCGTCGGCCGGCTGGTGCGCCAGTCTCCGGAGATCCGGCTCCGCAGCATCGCCGGGCAGCACGGGTGCGAATCGGATGTGGCCCTGCTGTGGGCGTTGATCCAGATCTACCGGCAGAGCCAGGTTTTCGGATCCGCCCGGTTGACCGAGATCGCCGAGCGGTTGCGACTGCCGATCGAAGTGCTCGAGCCGACATTCGGCCGCCTCGTGGAGTGCGGCCATGCACTGCGCACCGACGACCAGCTGTGGTTGACGCAGAACGGCGCGCGGCAGGTCGAGGCCGCTTCCGCGGCCCTGGTCAGCCGGATCGTGGAAAAGCTGGCTGCTTCCCCGTCGTTCGACGGTCGCCCGGACCGAGACGACGTGGAAGCGGCCCTGGAGCGGATCGCGATGCGGCTGCTGGTGCAGCGGGACTGGGATGACGATCGGACCGAACTCGCCGCGACCGGAAAGTGA
- a CDS encoding carboxymuconolactone decarboxylase family protein — translation MSRIGDFADDDVSAFAVKSPDLGTAMAKFSNAVYTKNRLPMRVREAARIVIAYANECVVCQNTRDSEGEANGIDEEFYDYATQWRTWPGYSDTERIAMEFAHRFATDHTGLRDDEDFWERASVHFDDEMLTDLAISCAMWVGMGRMLRTLDIGQSCKITL, via the coding sequence ATGAGCCGAATCGGAGACTTCGCCGACGATGACGTGAGCGCTTTCGCGGTCAAGTCGCCCGACCTGGGCACCGCAATGGCGAAGTTCTCCAACGCGGTCTACACCAAGAACCGGTTGCCGATGAGGGTCCGGGAAGCGGCGCGGATCGTGATCGCCTATGCGAACGAGTGTGTGGTCTGCCAGAACACGCGCGACTCGGAGGGCGAGGCCAACGGCATCGACGAGGAGTTCTACGACTACGCCACGCAATGGCGGACCTGGCCGGGCTACAGCGACACCGAGCGCATCGCGATGGAGTTCGCGCACCGGTTCGCCACCGACCACACCGGGTTACGGGACGACGAGGATTTCTGGGAGCGCGCGAGCGTGCACTTCGACGACGAGATGCTGACGGATCTGGCGATCTCGTGTGCGATGTGGGTCGGCATGGGCCGCATGCTCCGGACCCTCGACATCGGCCAAAGCTGCAAGATCACGCTGTAG